Proteins found in one Mangifera indica cultivar Alphonso chromosome 15, CATAS_Mindica_2.1, whole genome shotgun sequence genomic segment:
- the LOC123197700 gene encoding AP2/ERF and B3 domain-containing transcription factor RAV1-like: MDEYENGNEAESKKLPSSRYKGVVPQPNGRWGAQIYEKHQRVWLGTFTEEEEAARVYDIAAVRFRGHNAITNFNVSFDNDEDYHMEKLFLSSHSKAEIVDMLRKHTYKEELEESKQNHAWHGTGFNRDPFEETRDLLFEKMVTPSDVGKLNRMVIPKQQAEKHFPLNTEVASKGVLMNFEDNSGTIWRLRYCYWSSSQSYVLTKGWSRFVKEKSLKAGDFVCFWRSNAGPIPRLFMDTKPRNGSGSDDQMGNRSEEQNPVGAVETMSEVRLFGVNILDEPS, encoded by the coding sequence ATGGATGAATATGAAAATGGTAATGAGGCAGAATCCAAAAAGCTGCCTTCTTCAAGATACAAGGGGGTCGTTCCTCAGCCGAATGGAAGATGGGGAGCTCAAATATACGAGAAGCATCAACGGGTATGGTTAGGGACTTtcactgaagaagaagaagctgcTAGGGTTTATGATATTGCAGCGGTGAGGTTCAGAGGCCACAATGCAATAACAAACTTCAACGTTTCTTTTGACAACGACGAAGATTATCATATGGAGAAGCTTTTCTTGAGCTCTCATTCGAAGGCGGAGATCGTTGACATGTTGAGGAAGCATACGTACAAAGAGGAGCTCGAAGAGAGCAAGCAGAATCATGCATGGCATGGGACCGGGTTCAACCGGGATCCGTTTGAGGAGACCCGGGATTTGTTGTTTGAGAAAATGGTGACACCCAGTGATGTGGGGAAGCTAAACAGAATGGTGATACCAAAACAACAAGCTGAAAAGCACTTTCCATTGAACACAGAGGTTGCTTCAAAGGGGGTGTTGATGAATTTTGAGGATAATTCAGGGACAATATGGAGATTGAGATACTGTTATTGGAGCAGCAGCCAGAGTTATGTGTTGACAAAAGGGTGGAGCAGATTTGTGAAGGAGAAAAGCTTGAAGGCAGGAGATTTTGTGTGCTTTTGGAGATCAAATGCTGGGCCGATTCCAAGGCTTTTCATGGATACTAAGCCTAGAAATGGGTCGGGTTCTGATGATCAAATGGGGAACCGGAGTGAGGAACAGAACCCGGTTGGAGCAGTTGAAACAATGAGTGAGGTTAGGTTATTTGGTGTCAACATTTTAGATGAACCAAGTTGA
- the LOC123197205 gene encoding uncharacterized protein LOC123197205 isoform X1, giving the protein MGTMAVASSSAKEVKASKRIKTPGVRVVGGRIYDSENGRTCHQCRQKTRDFMASCKNQKRNKQCTIMFCHKCLLNRYGEKAEDVALLDDWNCPKCRDICNCSCCMKKKGQKPTGQLFYTAKATGFSSVVEMLQIKGHADLSHEKKIAVDAVTSPKKPGTPKKGSVPASLPNPGKENSFDGNCDANLNSLNKTAVMNEKKSKKMKREGLKEICNSNGDVSSKKPKISEEIANNEMSKVGREYSEKKKLEVSKEISNEKEIGILQIDSGKKTSKNPKISEKIAKKEKFRSLEKISKIRKPKNSYGILKKEVDKNDNEGVDFAEKKYCMTRVLKDDSLNLITEERNCDANHENVRLPAGVEIGNVGLKVKTVFDSHNIKKGATETLNKNFAAHIQLPQGASLTTVAGIELNSEDVGHALQFLEFCAAFGKVLGLKKGQAECIVKELICGRSRRHGQYFPIIQIHIKLLSLILKDMGEESPSLSSTSGKNSWLQALRKCVTDSKCVLNDIPSDCFNGGDDGYDKLDNVKKLKLLNFLCDEALGSTSLRSWIDDQNSKYVEKMKEARESVVAVKDKEKRLKQKFQDEVAKALIAKKSAPLSISEHEAIVSEVKSEAAQAHSEMLEAVGLVPKKSQRSDAVRTEPILLEDGGGATRTFWKLKGYSGESQILLQDLEGAPDAVSLNEKWLTYDVDQKPEIEKYISSLRAKRLRIQRGTDLLTKNENRNESGNDEANS; this is encoded by the exons ATGGGAACAATGGCTGTGGCTTCAAGTTCTGCTAAAGAAGTCAAAGCTTCCAAGAGAATCAAGACCCCAGGAGTTCGCGTTGTGGGTGGAAGAATCTATGATTCTGAGAATGGAAGGACGTGTCACCAG TGCCGGCAAAAAACAAGGGATTTTATGGCAAGTTGTAAGAATCAGAAGAGGAACAAACAATGCACAATTATGTTCTGTCACAAATGCCTCTTAAACAG ataTGGGGAAAAAGCTGAAGATGTGGCACTTTTAGATGATTGGAATTGCCCCAAGTGTAGAGACATTTGCAATTGCAGCTGCTGCAT GAAGAAAAAAGGGCAAAAGCCCACTGGTCAACTGTTTTATACTGCCAAAGCAACTGGGTTTTCCTCCGTTGTTGAAATGCTTCAAATTAAAGGACATGCTGATTTGAGTCATGAAAAGAAGATTGCTGTAGACGCGGTTACTTCTCCAAAAAAGCCTGGCACCCCAAAGAAG GGGTCTGTACCTGCTTCATTACCAAATCCAGGAAAGGAAAATTCTTTTGATGGAAACTGTGACGCTAACTTGAATTCTCTGAACAAAACTGCTGTAATGAATGAGAAAAAATCTAAGAAAATGAAACGGGAAGGATTAAAGGAAATCTGTAATAGCAATGGGGATGTTTCTTCAAAAAAGCCTAAGATTTCTGAGGAAATTGCTAATAATGAAATGTCAAAAGTTGGCCGAGAATATTCTGAGAAAAAGAAGCTTGAAGTCTCTAAGGAGATTTCCAACGAGAAAGAAATTGGGATTCTTCAGATTGATAGTGGGAAGAAAACTTCAAAGAACCCTAAAATTTCTGAGAAAATTgctaagaaagaaaaatttagaaGTTTAGAGAAAATTTCTAAGATTAGAAAACCTAAGAATTCATATGGAATTTTGAAGAAAGAAGTGGataaaaatgacaatgaagGTGTTGATTTTGCTGAGAAAAAGTATTGTATGACACGTGTTTTAAAGGATGATTCCTTGAATCTAATTACAGAGGAAAGAAACTGTGATGCAAATCATGAGAATGTAAGACTTCCAGCTGGTGTTGAAATCGGTAACGTTGGACTGAAGGTGAAGACAGTTTTTGATTCTCACAATATCAAAAAGGGTGCTACAGAAACCTTGAACAAAAATTTTGCTGCCCATATTCAATTGCCTCAGGGTGCCAGCTTAACAACTGTAGCTGGAATTGAGCTAAATTCTGAAGACGTTGGCCATGCATTACAATTCTTAGAATTTTGTGCAGCTTTTGGAAAG GTTCTTGGTTTGAAGAAAGGACAAGCTGAGTGCATTGTTAAAGAATTGATTTGTGGGCGAAGTAGGCGCCATGGGCAATACTTTccaataattcaaattcatatcaaattgtTGTCTTTGATACTAAAGGATATGGGAGAAGA GTCTCCATCATTAAGCTCAACAAGTGGAAAAAATTCATGGTTGCAGGCTCTCAGGAAATGCGTAACTGATTCCAAATGTGTGTTGAATGATATTCCTTCTGATTGTTTCAATGGTGGTGACGATGGATATGATAAGTTAGACAATGTAAAAAAGCTCAAGCTCTTGAACTTTTTATGTGATGAAGCTCTAGGCAGCAC ATCCCTAAGGAGTTGGATTGatgatcaaaattcaaaatatgttgaaaaaatgaaagaagcCAGAGAAAGTGTCGTTGCTGTGAAGGATAAG GAGAAACGCTTGAAACAGAAATTTCAAGATGAGGTTGCGAAAGCTCTTATTGCTAAAAAAAGTGCTCCTTTGTCTATTTCTGAGCATGAAGCAATTGTTTCAGAAGTAAAAAGTGAAGCAGCTCAAGCACATTCGGAGATGCTTGAGGCAGTGGGCTTGGTACCCAAGA AGAGTCAAAGATCTGATGCTGTTAGAACAGAACCTATTTTACTAGAAGATGGTGGTGGTGCAACTCGCACCTTTTGGAAATTGAAAGGCTACAGTGGTGAATCACAGATTTTGCTTCAAG ATCTGGAGGGAGCCCCGGATGCAGTTTCACTCAATGAAAAATGGCTTACCTATGATGTGGACCAGAAACCAGAAATTGAGAAATATATCTCTTCATTGAG GGCAAAAAGGCTTCGTATTCAAAGGGGTACTGACTTGTTGACTAAGAACGAGAATAGGAACGAGAGTGGGAATGATGAAGCAAACTCATAG
- the LOC123197373 gene encoding uncharacterized protein LOC123197373, with translation MASIMEQQQRHDKGHHQHKHEHDPPDFNLREWALKARLSRDYTNSRRFSASHITSFREDAPSFRSNFTISSTASSPGYSLKEEIDPSTYSFTTALKALQARTAYNSWECLSPDGFALNSKWNEAEKYICNPLSGEFPMECLSAKTLSGRSFRNLTNRITMSAPLVYNSSHHSRNMQTNKPSSITMLEEDIDQFPIPESKMEKMTRDVGTQSTPPELSSASPSPASAPSIMEGSLKHCEAEGNGDSPISNAKIKFEEEVELKETRDKEETKGDNKEEMWIKKREGWCWRSSSVQGGCLSWMRKRHREKHKPRRNKHSIFLPPLKGC, from the exons ATGGCTTCTATCATGGAGCAACAGCAACGACACGATAAAGGGCATCATCAACACAAACACGAACACGATCCTCCTGACTTCAACTTGCGAGAATGGGCTCTCAAGGCTCGCCTCTCTCGTGACTACACAAATTCTCGAAGGTTTTCAGCTTCTCATATCACAAGTTTCCGAGAAGACGCCCCGTCTTTTAGATCAAACTTCACTATTTCTAGCACTGCCTCTTCTCCTGGCTACTCTTTAAAAG AAGAAATTGACCCGTCAACCTACTCCTTCACCACTGCTCTCAAAG CGTTGCAAGCTAGGACGGCTTATAATAGTTGGGAATGTTTATCACCAGATGGGTTTGCTTTGAATTCTAAGTGGAATGAAGCTGAGAAGTATATATGCAACCCTCTTTCAGGAGAGTTTCCAATGGAGTGTTTATCTGCAAAAACTCTCAGTGGAAGATCATTTCGTAATTTGACTAACAGAATTACCATGTCTGCTCCTCTTGTTTATAACTCGTCTCACCATTCAAGAAATATGCAAACTAATAAGCCTTCTTCTATCACTATGCTAGAAGAAGATATTGATCAGTTTCCAATTCCAG AGAGCAAAATGGAGAAGATGACTAGAGATGTGGGAACTCAAAGCACACCACCTGAGCTCAGTTCTGCTAGTCCAAGCCCTGCTTCCGCCCCTTCAATCATGGAGGGATCGTTGAAGCATTGCGAAGCAGAAGGCAATGGAGATTCACCTATTTCTAAtgcaaagataaaatttgagGAAGAG GTTGAACTGAAAGAAACAAGAGATAAAGAAGAGACAAAAGGGGATAATAAAGAAGAAATGTggataaagaaaagagaagggTGGTGCTGGCGCAGCAGCAGTGTGCAAGGTGGGTGCTTGTCATGGATGAGAAAAAGGCATAGAgaaaaacacaaaccaagaAGAAATAAGCACAGTATCTTTCTTCCTCCTCTTAAAGGGTGCTAA
- the LOC123197944 gene encoding uncharacterized protein LOC123197944 isoform X1 — translation MVVVSQASSLPLPNPSLPSSPPHITSLLFEPNSLSLALMHSDSSISLYPSLSIPSLSSFPSTPQFLIPSPSSSSTFLLLNPNPNPRVVFVVGGPHRSGAQVLLRFYVLQRNNLYGKAQVLCSQKGVCFDHKLGVLLDVKHGVSVKLVGSVNFFAMYSFSSSKIWVFGVKLMDDDGGLRLKLTRCAVIECCKPIWSISLSSGFMILGEENGVRAFNLRNLVKEKTKRVKNFKVSGSSNGIVGDGAFAGSNQEVACNGYVVGRIDKHSVSGNFVDSSLKQRSVKCRQDSSEAYFVAFRSKKAEGLSSTTSAFMSLKAISIQAVSAKKFLILDSTGDLHILHLSNSVAGSNIIGHMRQLPHFMNVLKLAVLPDISLRTQTIWITDGQHSVHVMAASDADITVGKNGINEIEEKLMQMSVIEAIFVGEKIQDIVPLAANGVLILGQGNLYAYANS, via the exons ATGGTGGTGGTTTCTCAAGCTTCAAGCCTTCCTCTTCCAAACCCGTCTCTTCCTTCATCCCCTCCCCACATCACCTCCCttttatttgaaccaaattcCCTCTCTTTAGCCCTTATGCACTCTGATTCTTCCATATCTCTTTACCCTTCTCTATCAATTCCCTCCCTTTCTTCTTTCCCTTCAACCCCTCAATTTCTCATCCCGTCTCCCTCTTCTTCCTCTACTTTCCTTCTCCTGAAtcctaaccctaaccctagaGTTGTTTTTGTTGTGGGAGGCCCGCATAGAAGTGGGGCTCAGGTATTGCTTCGGTTCTATGTTCTCCAAAGGAACAATCTTTATGGGAAAGCTCAAGTCCTTTGCTCGCAAAAGGGTGTTTGTTTTGATCACAAGTTGGGGGTTTTATTGGATGTCAAACATGGGGTGTCTGTTAAGCTTGTTGGGTCAGTTAATTTCTTTGCAATGTACTCGTTTTCAAGCTCTAAAATTTGGGTTTTCGGTGTGAAGTTGATGGATGATGATGGGGGGTTGAGATTGAAGTTGACGAGGTGCGCTGTGATTGAGTGTTGTAAGCCAATTTGGTCGATAAGCTTGTCATCTGGGTTCATGATTTTGGGGGAGGAAAATGGGGTTAGAGCTTTCAATCTCAGAAATCTGGTTAAAGAGAAGACGAAGAGAGTGAAGAATTTTAAAGTATCAGGTTCGTCAAATGGAATAGTTGGTGATGGTGCTTTTGCTGGATCAAATCAAGAGGTTGCTTGCAATGGTTACGTGGTTGGGAGGATTGATAAGCATTCTGTTTCTGGTAACTTTGTGGATTCTAGCT TAAAACAGAGGTCTGTTAAATGCAGACAAGACTCCAGTGAAGCATATTTTGTGGCATTTAGGAGCAAGAAAGCTGAAGGCTTGAGTTCTACAACATCTGCTTTCATGTCTTTGAAGGCAATTTCTATCCAGGCAGTGTCTGCAAAAAAGTTTCTGATATTGGATTCTACTGGAGATTTACACATCTTACACCTTTCCAACTCTGTTGCTGGATCAAACATCATTGGTCACATGAGGCAGTTGCCTCATTTTATGAATGTGCTAAAACTGGCTGTTCTCCCTGATATTTCCTTAC GAACTCAAACTATTTGGATTACAGATGGACAACACTCTGTGCATGTAATGGCTGCATCTGATGCAGATATCACTGTTGGCAAAAATGGTATAAACGAGATTGAGGAGAAGCTAATGCAAATGTCAG TTATTGAAGCAATCTTTGTCGGTGAAAAGATTCAAGACATTGTACCTTTGGCAGCGAATGGAGTTCTGATTCTTGGACAAG GAAATCTGTATGCTTATGCAAATTCTTGA
- the LOC123197501 gene encoding protein rough sheath 2 homolog has product MGLVLTHKLDRLNRSQLCPAQRIDVSMQIHKDPKAPPGNDNDEMERQRWQPEEDAILRAYVKQYGPKEWNLISQRMPKPLNRDPKSCLKRCKNYLKPGIRKGSLTPEEQSLVISLQAKCGNKWKKIAGEVPGRTAKRLGKWWEVFKEKQWEQLQKQRRDYSDEEGNNVVRVTSASVSSPEKVAQGRYDHILETFAEKYVQPKLSLPDPEPILSLGSGPSSASRNVLPLWMNSHSTCSSLSSSASSTTTASPSVSLSLFPSEPPTLDPVDMTWFIPGQQMGTLIQWCKEVKEGEQSRLQHKKDAKWRLSRLEQQLESEKARKRREKTEEAEAKIRSLREEEMAFLGKLESEYREQSTSLQRDAESKEAKLMKAWCNKHVKLVTLIEQFGVHSCHGNGFCIPN; this is encoded by the coding sequence ATGGGCCTAGTGCTAACCCATAAACTAGATAGACTGAATCGGAGCCAGCTCTGCCCGGCCCAACGCATTGACGTGTCTATGCAGATCCATAAGGATCCCAAAGCCCCACCAGGAAACGATAATGATGAAATGGAGAGGCAACGCTGGCAACCAGAAGAAGACGCCATTTTGAGAGCATACGTGAAGCAATACGGCCCAAAAGAATGGAACCTCATTTCTCAACGCATGCCAAAGCCTCTCAATCGAGACCCCAAATCCTGTCTCAAGCGCTGCAAAAACTACCTCAAACCCGGCATCAGAAAGGGCTCTTTAACCCCGGAAGAACAGTCGTTAGTCATTTCTCTACAGGCTAAGTGCGGCAACAAGTGGAAAAAGATTGCCGGTGAAGTCCCCGGAAGAACCGCCAAGAGACTTGGCAAGTGGTGGGAAGTTTTCAAGGAGAAGCAATGGGAACAGTTGCAGAAACAGAGACGGGATTATTCGGATGAAGAAGGGAATAATGTTGTTCGAGTAACTTCAGCGTCGGTTTCTTCGCCCGAAAAGGTTGCTCAGGGAAGGTACGATCATATTTTAGAGACTTTTGCGGAGAAGTACGTTCAACCGAAGCTGTCATTGCCGGATCCTGAACCGATTCTTTCACTTGGGTCGGGTCCTTCATCAGCTTCCAGAAATGTGCTTCCTTTATGGATGAATAGTCATAGTACTTGTTCATCTTTATCATCTTCAGCTTCTTCCACAACCACAGCTTCTCCTTCTGTGAGTTTATCTCTTTTTCCGTCTGAACCTCCTACTCTTGACCCGGTTGACATGACCTGGTTCATACCTGGTCAACAAATGGGCACCTTGATACAGTGGTGTAAGGAGGTTAAAGAAGGTGAACAAAGCCGGCTGCAACACAAGAAGGACGCAAAATGGAGACTGAGTAGATTGGAGCAGCAATTGGAGTCAGAGAAAGCcaggaaaagaagagaaaaaacgGAGGAAGCCGAGGCAAAGATTAGATctttaagagaagaagaaatggcGTTTCTTGGAAAGCTGGAGAGTGAATATAGAGAACAGTCAACTAGTCTGCAGAGAGATGCCGAAAGCAAAGAGGCAAAACTAATGAAAGCTTGGTGTAATAAACATGTTAAACTGGTGACACTCATTGAGCAGTTTGGTGTTCACAGTTGCCATGGAAATGGATTCTGTATCCCAAATTAA
- the LOC123197944 gene encoding uncharacterized protein LOC123197944 isoform X2, with the protein MVVVSQASSLPLPNPSLPSSPPHITSLLFEPNSLSLALMHSDSSISLYPSLSIPSLSSFPSTPQFLIPSPSSSSTFLLLNPNPNPRVVFVVGGPHRSGAQVLLRFYVLQRNNLYGKAQVLCSQKGVCFDHKLGVLLDVKHGVSVKLVGSVNFFAMYSFSSSKIWVFGVKLMDDDGGLRLKLTRCAVIECCKPIWSISLSSGFMILGEENGVRAFNLRNLVKEKTKRVKNFKVSGSSNGIVGDGAFAGSNQEVACNGYVVGRIDKHSVSVKQRSVKCRQDSSEAYFVAFRSKKAEGLSSTTSAFMSLKAISIQAVSAKKFLILDSTGDLHILHLSNSVAGSNIIGHMRQLPHFMNVLKLAVLPDISLRTQTIWITDGQHSVHVMAASDADITVGKNGINEIEEKLMQMSVIEAIFVGEKIQDIVPLAANGVLILGQGNLYAYANS; encoded by the exons ATGGTGGTGGTTTCTCAAGCTTCAAGCCTTCCTCTTCCAAACCCGTCTCTTCCTTCATCCCCTCCCCACATCACCTCCCttttatttgaaccaaattcCCTCTCTTTAGCCCTTATGCACTCTGATTCTTCCATATCTCTTTACCCTTCTCTATCAATTCCCTCCCTTTCTTCTTTCCCTTCAACCCCTCAATTTCTCATCCCGTCTCCCTCTTCTTCCTCTACTTTCCTTCTCCTGAAtcctaaccctaaccctagaGTTGTTTTTGTTGTGGGAGGCCCGCATAGAAGTGGGGCTCAGGTATTGCTTCGGTTCTATGTTCTCCAAAGGAACAATCTTTATGGGAAAGCTCAAGTCCTTTGCTCGCAAAAGGGTGTTTGTTTTGATCACAAGTTGGGGGTTTTATTGGATGTCAAACATGGGGTGTCTGTTAAGCTTGTTGGGTCAGTTAATTTCTTTGCAATGTACTCGTTTTCAAGCTCTAAAATTTGGGTTTTCGGTGTGAAGTTGATGGATGATGATGGGGGGTTGAGATTGAAGTTGACGAGGTGCGCTGTGATTGAGTGTTGTAAGCCAATTTGGTCGATAAGCTTGTCATCTGGGTTCATGATTTTGGGGGAGGAAAATGGGGTTAGAGCTTTCAATCTCAGAAATCTGGTTAAAGAGAAGACGAAGAGAGTGAAGAATTTTAAAGTATCAGGTTCGTCAAATGGAATAGTTGGTGATGGTGCTTTTGCTGGATCAAATCAAGAGGTTGCTTGCAATGGTTACGTGGTTGGGAGGATTGATAAGCATTCTGTTTCTG TAAAACAGAGGTCTGTTAAATGCAGACAAGACTCCAGTGAAGCATATTTTGTGGCATTTAGGAGCAAGAAAGCTGAAGGCTTGAGTTCTACAACATCTGCTTTCATGTCTTTGAAGGCAATTTCTATCCAGGCAGTGTCTGCAAAAAAGTTTCTGATATTGGATTCTACTGGAGATTTACACATCTTACACCTTTCCAACTCTGTTGCTGGATCAAACATCATTGGTCACATGAGGCAGTTGCCTCATTTTATGAATGTGCTAAAACTGGCTGTTCTCCCTGATATTTCCTTAC GAACTCAAACTATTTGGATTACAGATGGACAACACTCTGTGCATGTAATGGCTGCATCTGATGCAGATATCACTGTTGGCAAAAATGGTATAAACGAGATTGAGGAGAAGCTAATGCAAATGTCAG TTATTGAAGCAATCTTTGTCGGTGAAAAGATTCAAGACATTGTACCTTTGGCAGCGAATGGAGTTCTGATTCTTGGACAAG GAAATCTGTATGCTTATGCAAATTCTTGA
- the LOC123197606 gene encoding allene oxide cyclase, chloroplastic-like — protein sequence MASSTAAPFRIIPLAKKSASSTSPCISSSKCSFSVPSKLTHQPLKTQALNLRNITSYNNFSVSKRPFTCRSQAEHDHDHRPSEVQELCAYEINELDRGSPKYLRLSKKFWVNSLGDLVPFTNKLYSGDLKKRLGITAGICILIQHKPEKKGDRYEAIYSFPFGDYGHMTVQGAYLTYEDTYLAVTGGSGIFEGVYGQVKLHQIVFPFKIFYTFYLKGIKELPEELLGTPVEPHPKVEASPAAKACAPGATVANFSN from the exons ATGGCTTCTTCAACCGCCGCCCCTTTCAGAATTATCCCTCTTGCAAAGAAATCAGCCAGTTCAACATCACCCTgtatttcttcatcaaaatGTTCATTTTCAGTACCTTCCAAGCTCACTCACCAACCCCTCAAAACTCAAGCCCTCAATCTCCGTAACATTACAAGCTATAACAATTTCTCAGTATCTAAGAGGCCGTTTACTTGCAGAAGCCAGGCTGAGCATGATCATGATCACAGACCCT CCGAAGTTCAAGAATTGTGTGCATATGAAATCAACGAGCTTGATCGTGGCAGCCCAAAATATCTTCGTTTAAGCAAGAAATTCTGGGTCAATTCCCTTGGTGATCTTGTCCCCTTTACCAACAAA TTATATTCTGGAGATTTGAAAAAACGGCTGGGAATAACGGCTGGTATATGCATATTGATCCAACACAAACCGGAGAAGAAAGGGGACAGATACGAAGCTATATACAGTTTTCCCTTCGGCGACTACGGTCACATGACGGTGCAGGGAGCGTATTTGACCTACGAGGACACGTATCTCGCCGTGACCGGCGGCTCGGGGATCTTTGAGGGAGTGTATGGGCAAGTTAAACTACACCAGATTGTGTTTcctttcaagattttttatacTTTCTATTTGAAGGGGATTAAGGAGTTGCCGGAAGAGCTTCTGGGGACACCAGTGGAACCCCACCCTAAAGTTGAGGCCAGCCCGGCTGCGAAGGCTTGTGCTCCTGGTGCAACCGTTGCTAATTTCAGTAATTAA
- the LOC123197205 gene encoding uncharacterized protein LOC123197205 isoform X2: MGTMAVASSSAKEVKASKRIKTPGVRVVGGRIYDSENGRTCHQCRQKTRDFMASCKNQKRNKQCTIMFCHKCLLNRYGEKAEDVALLDDWNCPKCRDICNCSCCMKKKGQKPTGQLFYTAKATGFSSVVEMLQIKGHADLSHEKKIAVDAVTSPKKPGTPKKGSVPASLPNPGKENSFDGNCDANLNSLNKTAVMNEKKSKKMKREGLKEICNSNGDVSSKKPKISEEIANNEMSKVGREYSEKKKLEVSKEISNEKEIGILQIDSGKKTSKNPKISEKIAKKEKFRSLEKISKIRKPKNSYGILKKEVDKNDNEGVDFAEKKYCMTRVLKDDSLNLITEERNCDANHENVRLPAGVEIGNVGLKVKTVFDSHNIKKGATETLNKNFAAHIQLPQGASLTTVAGIELNSEDVGHALQFLEFCAAFGKALRKCVTDSKCVLNDIPSDCFNGGDDGYDKLDNVKKLKLLNFLCDEALGSTSLRSWIDDQNSKYVEKMKEARESVVAVKDKEKRLKQKFQDEVAKALIAKKSAPLSISEHEAIVSEVKSEAAQAHSEMLEAVGLVPKKSQRSDAVRTEPILLEDGGGATRTFWKLKGYSGESQILLQDLEGAPDAVSLNEKWLTYDVDQKPEIEKYISSLRAKRLRIQRGTDLLTKNENRNESGNDEANS, translated from the exons ATGGGAACAATGGCTGTGGCTTCAAGTTCTGCTAAAGAAGTCAAAGCTTCCAAGAGAATCAAGACCCCAGGAGTTCGCGTTGTGGGTGGAAGAATCTATGATTCTGAGAATGGAAGGACGTGTCACCAG TGCCGGCAAAAAACAAGGGATTTTATGGCAAGTTGTAAGAATCAGAAGAGGAACAAACAATGCACAATTATGTTCTGTCACAAATGCCTCTTAAACAG ataTGGGGAAAAAGCTGAAGATGTGGCACTTTTAGATGATTGGAATTGCCCCAAGTGTAGAGACATTTGCAATTGCAGCTGCTGCAT GAAGAAAAAAGGGCAAAAGCCCACTGGTCAACTGTTTTATACTGCCAAAGCAACTGGGTTTTCCTCCGTTGTTGAAATGCTTCAAATTAAAGGACATGCTGATTTGAGTCATGAAAAGAAGATTGCTGTAGACGCGGTTACTTCTCCAAAAAAGCCTGGCACCCCAAAGAAG GGGTCTGTACCTGCTTCATTACCAAATCCAGGAAAGGAAAATTCTTTTGATGGAAACTGTGACGCTAACTTGAATTCTCTGAACAAAACTGCTGTAATGAATGAGAAAAAATCTAAGAAAATGAAACGGGAAGGATTAAAGGAAATCTGTAATAGCAATGGGGATGTTTCTTCAAAAAAGCCTAAGATTTCTGAGGAAATTGCTAATAATGAAATGTCAAAAGTTGGCCGAGAATATTCTGAGAAAAAGAAGCTTGAAGTCTCTAAGGAGATTTCCAACGAGAAAGAAATTGGGATTCTTCAGATTGATAGTGGGAAGAAAACTTCAAAGAACCCTAAAATTTCTGAGAAAATTgctaagaaagaaaaatttagaaGTTTAGAGAAAATTTCTAAGATTAGAAAACCTAAGAATTCATATGGAATTTTGAAGAAAGAAGTGGataaaaatgacaatgaagGTGTTGATTTTGCTGAGAAAAAGTATTGTATGACACGTGTTTTAAAGGATGATTCCTTGAATCTAATTACAGAGGAAAGAAACTGTGATGCAAATCATGAGAATGTAAGACTTCCAGCTGGTGTTGAAATCGGTAACGTTGGACTGAAGGTGAAGACAGTTTTTGATTCTCACAATATCAAAAAGGGTGCTACAGAAACCTTGAACAAAAATTTTGCTGCCCATATTCAATTGCCTCAGGGTGCCAGCTTAACAACTGTAGCTGGAATTGAGCTAAATTCTGAAGACGTTGGCCATGCATTACAATTCTTAGAATTTTGTGCAGCTTTTGGAAAG GCTCTCAGGAAATGCGTAACTGATTCCAAATGTGTGTTGAATGATATTCCTTCTGATTGTTTCAATGGTGGTGACGATGGATATGATAAGTTAGACAATGTAAAAAAGCTCAAGCTCTTGAACTTTTTATGTGATGAAGCTCTAGGCAGCAC ATCCCTAAGGAGTTGGATTGatgatcaaaattcaaaatatgttgaaaaaatgaaagaagcCAGAGAAAGTGTCGTTGCTGTGAAGGATAAG GAGAAACGCTTGAAACAGAAATTTCAAGATGAGGTTGCGAAAGCTCTTATTGCTAAAAAAAGTGCTCCTTTGTCTATTTCTGAGCATGAAGCAATTGTTTCAGAAGTAAAAAGTGAAGCAGCTCAAGCACATTCGGAGATGCTTGAGGCAGTGGGCTTGGTACCCAAGA AGAGTCAAAGATCTGATGCTGTTAGAACAGAACCTATTTTACTAGAAGATGGTGGTGGTGCAACTCGCACCTTTTGGAAATTGAAAGGCTACAGTGGTGAATCACAGATTTTGCTTCAAG ATCTGGAGGGAGCCCCGGATGCAGTTTCACTCAATGAAAAATGGCTTACCTATGATGTGGACCAGAAACCAGAAATTGAGAAATATATCTCTTCATTGAG GGCAAAAAGGCTTCGTATTCAAAGGGGTACTGACTTGTTGACTAAGAACGAGAATAGGAACGAGAGTGGGAATGATGAAGCAAACTCATAG